TGAATTCAGCAAAACGTCCCTGGTCGTCTAATGCTTTCAATGCAGTGCCCACACCATAGTAACCCGTTACATTTTGTTTGATCTGGCTCCACGCACCTACATATGGAATGGCTCGGAGATCTTTTAATTCAAGACGGGATGAGCCGCCACGCTTTGCCGGTCGACTGGCAATATTTGTTTCGCTGTAATATTTCAACGGACTTACATCCACCAGGTATTGCATAAAGTAAGGATGCTTCTTTAATTCCACATAGGCATCAAAACTTTTCTTTGCCACTTCCAGTATCAATGTTTCTTCTTCCTGCTCCAATGCTTTGGTGGAAGAGAACAGATCGTTACTGATACCTGCATTCAACAATTGCTCAATATTGAACTGTGCCGAATCGTGTGTGCCAAAGTTGGAACTTACAGTTTGTCCCTGTACAGTGAGTTGAATTTCTTTATTCGAGATTTGCTTGCCCATGGATGCATAAAAGCGATGTGTTTTACCACCGCCACGTGCAGGCGGGCCGCCACGTCCGTCGAAGAACACCACATCATATCCATATTCAGTGGAGATGCGGGTCAATTCTTCTTTGGCTTTGAAAATGCCCCAATTGGCCATGAGGTAACCGCCATCTTTTGTACCGTCGCTAAAGCCAAGCATGATGGTTTGTTGTTTTTTGCGTTGCTGCAAGTGGTTTTTGTACACTTCATTTTCATACAACGCTTTCATCACTGCCGGTGCCTGTTGCAGGTCTTCTACAGTTTCAAACAACGGAACAATATCGATCGGCAATGCTTCTTTGCTCCAGCCGCTTAACAATAATAACTGAAATACTTCCAATACATTTTCAGCACTGGTACATTGGCTGATGATGTAACGGTTGCACCCATCTTCACCGTTTGATTGTTGAATGGTGCGGATATTGTACATCACATCCAGTGTTTCTTTTACCAGTTCATTCGATGCTTTGTGCTCTGCATCAACTTTGTAAGCCGGCAGGTAAGGGAATGAAACACTTGCATCATTTGCAGCAATGGCTGATAATACCTGTTTGTGTACAGAACTGTCCTGCCGGATATCCAGCGATGCAAAATGCAAACCGAACAACTGCACACGGTTAATGAGTTGCTCTACCGATTGCTGAAACAAACCGTTGTGTTGGTGAATAAGAATACTTCTGATCTCAAACAAGGTGGCCAGTATTTCATCTTTGCTTAAACTGGTAGTGTGGCCGGGAATAAAAATATTATCATAGAGTTTCTTTTCCAGTTCGGCGAGTAAAACATCAACGCCATGAAATGTAAGCCGGCGTTTTAAACGTCGTACTTCTAAGTAATAACATTTGATAATCGAGCCACGTAATAACGATGCTACTTTCAACGTAATATCAGTCACAACAAACGGATTACCATCTCTGTCGCCACCCGGCCAAAAACCCATGCGAATTAATGGTTGATTAAAATCTATGCCTAACTGCAATTGATTTTTGATGGAGCTATAAATTTTTCCGGCAGATGCATAAAATACATTTTCCAGATACCAGATCAAACTCACCGCTTCGTCATACGGCGTGGGGCGTTGCTTTTTTAAGAACGGCGTTTTACCCAACTGTTGTAAATAGGTATTGATGAGTGCTGCATTATTTTCAGACAATGCTTTCGACAGATCATGAATAATACCCAACACCGAACCGGGATAAAATTGGGTAGGGTGCGCCGTTAGTACAAGGCGTATGCAATAGTCGCTGAGTTTTTGTTCCAGCTCTTTTTCTTTGTGCTTTATCTGCACTTCGTTAAAGAGTTGTTTGAGCGAACCTGATCCCTGCATATCATTCACTTCACGAAACGATGCATCTTCCAATGCATCAAACAACACGATCTGGCGCTCGGCATATTGCACAAAGCGAAAGAGCAGATCGATCTGTTCCTGTTCTTTCTGGTACGTGGTGTGGCGGTTGAAAAAATCTTCCAGTATCTCTACCGGGCTGAGTTTTTTCTTGTAACCATCTTCACTGTTGGTGAGGAGTAACGACAATAGAATTCCCGTCCGCTCAATACGATGAAACGGAAGCGACGTAAACAAACTGTTGTAGAGTTGAAATCTGATCCCTACGAGGTTCTTAAACTGTTGCAGACGTGCTGCATGTGAAAATGACATAGTAATCCTGTTTTAAAGCAGGCAATCGTGGCACGAAAGATAAAAAGAAAAGAAGGGTTTGAAAAATTTGTTTACGCAAACGAAAGCCGCCTTACGGGGCGGCTGTGTTTTTCCAGATCAGACTGAAGTACTTGATAGGTGTGTAAAAATCGAAAGAAGTGTTTTTAAAGGCTGTTTATGAGTAATAAGGTTTCATGGTTCTTGTGTTGTTTTTCATTGGCTGCATGAAAAATGCACGGTTGCTTGATTCGTATTTTCTTTTTTCGTTTCAGTTCAGGCTTAGACAAATGAACGCTTGTAAACTGAAACAGATCATTTGAAATTGTTTTTGCAACAAGCTGTGCTGTTTGCTGCACATTGTATTGTTTGCTTACGAACAACTGTGTGTAGGTTTGGTTGCGGAGTAATACCCAGGCTGCCAAAACCAGTATTATTAATATTCCTTTTTTCATGTTGTATCGTTTTTTGATGTTGACAGGTCAAAGATAATATGCGTAGTTCCCTGCACAATCGCATAAATATGTGAAAAGCAGTTTTCGCTGTGTG
This region of Lacibacter sp. H407 genomic DNA includes:
- a CDS encoding phosphoenolpyruvate carboxylase, coding for MSFSHAARLQQFKNLVGIRFQLYNSLFTSLPFHRIERTGILLSLLLTNSEDGYKKKLSPVEILEDFFNRHTTYQKEQEQIDLLFRFVQYAERQIVLFDALEDASFREVNDMQGSGSLKQLFNEVQIKHKEKELEQKLSDYCIRLVLTAHPTQFYPGSVLGIIHDLSKALSENNAALINTYLQQLGKTPFLKKQRPTPYDEAVSLIWYLENVFYASAGKIYSSIKNQLQLGIDFNQPLIRMGFWPGGDRDGNPFVVTDITLKVASLLRGSIIKCYYLEVRRLKRRLTFHGVDVLLAELEKKLYDNIFIPGHTTSLSKDEILATLFEIRSILIHQHNGLFQQSVEQLINRVQLFGLHFASLDIRQDSSVHKQVLSAIAANDASVSFPYLPAYKVDAEHKASNELVKETLDVMYNIRTIQQSNGEDGCNRYIISQCTSAENVLEVFQLLLLSGWSKEALPIDIVPLFETVEDLQQAPAVMKALYENEVYKNHLQQRKKQQTIMLGFSDGTKDGGYLMANWGIFKAKEELTRISTEYGYDVVFFDGRGGPPARGGGKTHRFYASMGKQISNKEIQLTVQGQTVSSNFGTHDSAQFNIEQLLNAGISNDLFSSTKALEQEEETLILEVAKKSFDAYVELKKHPYFMQYLVDVSPLKYYSETNIASRPAKRGGSSRLELKDLRAIPYVGAWSQIKQNVTGYYGVGTALKALDDQGRFAEFKQLYQNSLFIKTLMDNCEMAMKKCFFPLTEYLRDHPVYGEIWQKIYNEYELTKKYVLLLSGNTELMEDFPVEQLSIQMRERIVMPLITIQQYAIAKCREMNERGQQTEHKAAYEKLIIRSSFGIINAARNSA